In Tessaracoccus flavus, the following are encoded in one genomic region:
- a CDS encoding PRC-barrel domain-containing protein: protein MLNESALEAIINATVFDRNGEKVGKVGHLYVDDRTGKPSWVTVNTGFFGLSESFVPVDETLTAHEERIDVPYDKTHIKDAPRIDADGHLDPSQEEELYRYYDRHYTDYDGMDRDTVGTDSDDAHRLAEPSASAGTLLADSGQPSDTTLTEEVETLKEERAEHDEILSEHIDPDREREQYRGEVYPDDVRAEDFPPSDAYADDVRREVLSDDGGDSTAGHLPGPGDHTRSDPYGDEPRRDGVLTDDTRTEDFAPDADLPRGGVDADDVDYSGRDTVTPRARLRRYERNPRLGEPGLEDLR, encoded by the coding sequence ATGCTCAACGAAAGTGCCCTGGAAGCGATCATCAACGCGACGGTCTTCGACCGCAACGGCGAGAAGGTGGGGAAGGTCGGGCACCTCTACGTCGATGACCGGACGGGAAAGCCGAGCTGGGTGACGGTCAACACGGGCTTTTTCGGCTTGTCGGAGAGTTTCGTGCCGGTGGACGAGACGCTCACGGCCCACGAGGAGCGCATCGACGTGCCCTACGACAAGACCCACATCAAGGACGCTCCCCGGATTGACGCCGACGGTCACCTCGACCCCTCCCAGGAGGAAGAGTTGTACCGCTACTACGACCGCCACTACACCGACTACGACGGCATGGACCGCGACACGGTGGGCACCGACAGTGACGACGCGCACCGCCTTGCGGAGCCGTCCGCCTCTGCCGGGACCCTGCTAGCCGACTCAGGGCAGCCGAGCGACACCACGCTGACCGAGGAGGTGGAGACGCTGAAGGAGGAGCGGGCGGAGCACGACGAGATTCTGAGCGAACACATCGACCCCGACCGAGAGCGTGAGCAGTATCGCGGTGAGGTGTACCCCGACGATGTGCGCGCCGAGGACTTCCCTCCCAGCGACGCCTACGCCGACGACGTCCGCCGCGAGGTGCTGAGCGATGATGGGGGAGACTCCACGGCTGGCCACCTCCCGGGACCGGGCGACCACACCCGGTCGGACCCCTATGGGGACGAACCGCGTAGGGACGGTGTGCTCACCGACGACACGCGCACGGAGGACTTCGCCCCCGACGCTGACCTTCCACGGGGTGGCGTCGACGCCGATGACGTCGACTACTCCGGCCGGGACACGGTCACCCCGCGCGCTCGGCTCCGCCGCTACGAACGCAATCCGCGCCTCGGCGAGCCCGGCCTCGAGGACCTCCGCTGA
- the pulA gene encoding pullulanase-type alpha-1,6-glucosidase: MKRLLAAGSALALAASSLVIGVATPAAAAVSPVVAGSFQTLAGCASDWDPACTDTALTDPDGDGVYTGTFTVPAGEQKFKIVLDGDWDQAYGPNNNRGGDAIINPAAEVELTFSFDSATNRVGVSAPLTDTGTAVAGDDAIAQPAVRQGDVENFYFVLTDRFANGDPSNDTGGIEGGRLDHGFDPTHNGFYHGGDIAGLVDQLDYIEGLGTTAIWLTPSFTNRAVQGVDAGYHGYWVTDFTTIDPHLGGNEALTELTTAAHERGMKVYFDIITNHTADGIDYEEGQYTYIDTATEPYRNAAGEPIDVDALAGSDTWPALDPEVSFAYTPVAREGVVKTPSWLNDLTLYHNRGNSTWSGESVTHGDFDGLDDLMTEHPTVVDGMIDIYKAWMDMGIDGFRIDTVKHVNFEFWEEWTDAISDHADAINPDFFMFGEVYDADPGLLAPYVRKTEMDATLDFAFQSRATNFAKGFTTKGMSDLFTADDLYLTADTSAATIPTFLGNHDMGRIGYLLAGSDQREDRSVLAHQLMYLTRGQPVVYYGDEQGFVGIGNDKSARQDMFATEVDEYATQPLLDGTIAGSQDRYLTDARLYTEIAELAQLREDNPALADGAQIELHMTDGAGVYAFSRVDREEKIEYVVALNNATTDQTVDVNTLTPSAAYAPVYNGTAVTATADGVVGLTVPALSAVVLKADRTVAAGAGVPTLGLADGASLSGDTAPVSATVTADRWAETTFAMRELGSTDWQTIGVAEDDTPRVFADVSALATGSLLEVRAVTVDAAGAIGGDSALAVVGQDLSLTATGTDPGNPGDLVISVPGSMNAAMGCAGDWEPGCAEARLSLDENSGLYTGAWDLPAGAYEWKVAYNGSWDENYGVDGVPGGGNFSLTTGGRNVTFFHNPDTKLSWAVHTDDIVTLPGSWQAALGCPGDWQPECLATAMRPVGDGTWVFETDQLPAGSYELKVAINRSWAENYGVDGAPDGANYQLTVNAGDVIKVTYDETTHVLTFEQSNPPLAGVGQAWAQWLTPTTIAWPRTLVQGDPATLSFALHHSADGSVDNDATGGETIDLTYGGALPADLVEQYPHLSNYVALTLAEADAARAAELLEGELLVSAADGDELKAATGVQIPGVLDSLYGDDLADADLGPAWDGDTLTLSVWAPTAQDVALLRWPADGTGDPVRVEATRADDGSWSVSGDRTWEDAQYLWAIDVYVPSLDEVVTNEVTDPYSLALTLNSTRSVVVDLDNPELAPEQWASTESPTVLNDASRAIWEVHVRDFSIRDETVPAEDRGTYKAFTHAESDGMTHLAELADAGIDTVHLLPTFDIATIEEDRSKQLTPDIPSDAGPASEEQQAAVAAVADQDAFNWGYDPFHYTTPEGSYATDANQVGGDRTYEFRQMVGALHATGLQVVLDKVYNHTAQSGQSEKSVLDKVVPGYYHRLSLSGTVETSTCCQNIATEHAAAEKLMVDSVVTWAKDYKVDGFRFDLMGHHSRANMEAVRAALDELTLAEDGVDGSSIYIYGEGWNFGEVADNARFYQATQGQLDGTGIGAFNDRLRDAVHGGGPFDEDHRVLQGFGTGLYTDPNGLNPATSDEQRASLMHAADLIRIGMAGNLEDYTFEAADGTVKRGDQLDYNGSPAAYATMPQESVNYVDAHDNETLYDLGIMKLPVDTSMADRVRMNTVSLATVTLGQSPSFWHAGTEILRSKSLDRDSYNSGDHFNEVDWSLAENTFGSGLPSAEKNSDKWPIMKPLLENPDLKPDTEAMTEAKAQALDLLRLRKSTPLLTLGSADLVHERVTFPNAGDEAIPGLILMAVADHGFETDVDPALDGVLVAINGTPDAIDVAVPDLADWDLVLSDIQADGSDEVVKATAFADGTLSIPARTAALLVAKSADVPVDDTTGPVITPIAPVHATQGKSVTVEVKATDDSLPLVYSATGLPAGLAIDSATGVISGIPTGYGTFHATVTVTDQAGNASSTTVRFNVARAPYVFVPSAPYTKPGTHFVNGRQWMTTCEPYSQTVRCRTLIWASVVNRTGNTFTIERGWAFNNLTYLPFMTRQQWANNPLGHTGEWTADDGSKWRTECDTALTGANGCRTFRWTTVYNAVRSEKSGDYDFTQENKWVFNNMVMFRPW, translated from the coding sequence ATGAAGCGCCTGTTAGCAGCAGGTAGCGCTCTCGCCTTAGCGGCGAGTTCTCTGGTCATCGGTGTAGCTACACCGGCGGCCGCCGCAGTCAGCCCAGTGGTGGCTGGAAGTTTCCAGACACTGGCCGGCTGCGCAAGCGACTGGGACCCCGCCTGCACGGACACGGCATTGACCGATCCTGACGGCGACGGCGTCTACACGGGTACCTTCACGGTCCCCGCTGGCGAACAGAAGTTCAAGATCGTGCTGGACGGCGACTGGGACCAGGCTTACGGCCCCAACAACAACCGCGGTGGTGACGCGATCATCAATCCCGCCGCCGAGGTTGAGCTCACGTTCTCCTTCGATTCGGCCACCAACCGCGTGGGTGTCTCCGCGCCGTTGACGGACACCGGCACCGCCGTCGCAGGCGATGACGCGATCGCGCAGCCCGCCGTACGTCAGGGCGACGTGGAGAACTTCTACTTCGTGCTCACCGACCGCTTCGCCAACGGTGACCCCTCCAACGACACCGGCGGCATCGAGGGCGGCCGCCTCGACCACGGGTTCGACCCCACGCACAACGGCTTCTACCACGGCGGCGACATCGCCGGACTGGTGGATCAGCTCGACTACATCGAGGGGCTCGGCACCACCGCCATCTGGCTCACCCCGTCTTTCACCAACCGCGCCGTGCAGGGCGTGGACGCCGGCTACCACGGCTACTGGGTGACCGACTTCACCACCATCGACCCCCACCTGGGCGGCAATGAGGCGCTCACCGAGCTCACCACCGCCGCCCATGAGCGCGGCATGAAGGTGTACTTCGACATCATCACCAACCACACCGCCGACGGCATCGACTACGAAGAGGGCCAGTACACCTACATCGACACCGCCACCGAGCCGTACCGCAACGCGGCGGGCGAGCCCATCGACGTCGACGCGCTGGCGGGCTCCGACACCTGGCCGGCCCTCGACCCCGAGGTGTCGTTCGCGTACACGCCGGTCGCCCGCGAGGGCGTCGTCAAGACCCCGAGCTGGCTGAACGACCTCACGCTCTACCACAACCGCGGCAACTCGACCTGGAGCGGCGAATCCGTCACGCACGGCGACTTCGACGGCCTGGATGACCTCATGACCGAGCACCCGACCGTTGTCGACGGCATGATCGACATCTACAAGGCGTGGATGGACATGGGTATCGACGGCTTCCGCATCGACACCGTCAAGCACGTGAACTTCGAGTTCTGGGAGGAGTGGACCGACGCGATCAGCGATCACGCCGACGCCATCAACCCCGACTTCTTCATGTTCGGCGAGGTCTACGACGCCGATCCGGGCCTGCTCGCCCCGTACGTCCGCAAGACCGAGATGGACGCCACCCTGGACTTCGCGTTCCAGAGCCGCGCGACCAACTTCGCCAAGGGCTTCACCACCAAGGGCATGTCGGACCTCTTCACCGCCGACGACCTCTACCTGACGGCCGACACCTCCGCCGCCACGATCCCCACCTTCCTCGGCAACCACGACATGGGCCGCATCGGCTACCTCCTGGCCGGAAGCGACCAGCGTGAGGACCGCTCCGTCCTCGCCCACCAGCTCATGTACCTCACCCGCGGCCAGCCCGTCGTCTACTACGGCGACGAGCAGGGCTTCGTCGGCATCGGAAACGACAAGAGTGCCCGCCAGGACATGTTCGCCACCGAGGTCGACGAGTACGCCACGCAGCCCCTGCTCGACGGCACCATCGCCGGCTCGCAGGACCGCTACCTGACCGACGCCCGCCTCTACACCGAGATCGCCGAGCTCGCGCAGCTGCGTGAGGACAACCCGGCCCTCGCCGACGGCGCGCAGATCGAACTCCACATGACCGACGGTGCGGGCGTCTACGCCTTCAGCCGCGTCGACCGTGAAGAGAAGATCGAGTACGTCGTGGCGCTCAACAACGCCACCACCGACCAGACCGTCGACGTGAACACCCTCACGCCGTCGGCCGCCTACGCGCCGGTCTACAACGGCACCGCCGTCACCGCGACCGCTGACGGCGTCGTCGGGCTTACCGTCCCGGCCCTCTCTGCCGTGGTGCTGAAGGCCGACCGCACCGTCGCCGCCGGCGCCGGGGTGCCCACGCTCGGCCTCGCCGACGGCGCCTCGCTCTCGGGCGACACCGCCCCCGTCAGCGCCACCGTCACCGCCGACCGCTGGGCCGAGACCACCTTCGCCATGCGCGAGCTCGGCTCCACCGATTGGCAGACCATCGGCGTGGCCGAGGACGACACCCCGCGCGTCTTCGCCGACGTCTCGGCGCTGGCCACCGGCAGCCTCCTCGAGGTGCGCGCCGTGACCGTCGACGCCGCAGGCGCCATCGGTGGCGACTCCGCCCTGGCCGTCGTCGGCCAGGACCTGTCGCTGACCGCCACCGGCACCGATCCCGGCAACCCTGGAGACCTCGTGATCAGCGTGCCCGGCAGCATGAACGCCGCCATGGGTTGCGCCGGCGACTGGGAGCCCGGCTGCGCCGAGGCCCGTCTGTCGCTCGACGAGAACTCCGGCCTCTACACCGGCGCGTGGGACCTCCCCGCGGGCGCCTACGAGTGGAAGGTGGCCTACAACGGCTCCTGGGATGAGAACTACGGCGTGGACGGCGTCCCCGGCGGCGGAAACTTCTCGCTGACCACCGGTGGCCGCAACGTCACGTTCTTCCACAACCCCGACACCAAGCTGTCGTGGGCCGTCCACACCGACGACATCGTCACCCTGCCCGGTTCCTGGCAGGCCGCCCTGGGTTGCCCCGGGGACTGGCAGCCCGAGTGCCTGGCCACGGCGATGCGCCCCGTCGGCGACGGCACCTGGGTGTTCGAGACCGATCAGCTGCCCGCCGGCTCCTACGAGCTGAAGGTTGCCATCAACCGCAGCTGGGCCGAGAACTACGGCGTCGACGGCGCCCCCGACGGCGCCAACTACCAGCTCACCGTCAACGCCGGTGACGTGATCAAGGTCACCTACGACGAGACCACCCACGTGCTCACGTTCGAGCAGTCCAACCCGCCGCTCGCGGGCGTCGGGCAGGCGTGGGCGCAGTGGCTGACGCCGACCACCATCGCGTGGCCGCGCACTCTCGTCCAAGGCGATCCGGCAACGCTCAGCTTCGCGCTGCACCACTCCGCCGACGGCTCGGTGGACAACGACGCGACCGGCGGCGAGACCATCGATCTCACCTACGGTGGCGCTCTGCCGGCGGACCTCGTCGAGCAGTACCCGCACCTCAGCAACTACGTTGCGCTGACCCTCGCGGAGGCTGACGCGGCACGCGCCGCCGAGCTGCTCGAGGGCGAGCTCCTGGTGAGTGCCGCCGACGGCGACGAGCTGAAGGCGGCCACCGGGGTCCAGATCCCGGGCGTGCTCGACTCGCTCTACGGCGACGACCTCGCCGACGCGGATCTCGGCCCGGCCTGGGACGGCGACACCCTGACGCTGAGCGTCTGGGCGCCAACCGCCCAGGACGTGGCGCTGCTGCGCTGGCCGGCCGACGGCACGGGCGATCCCGTCCGCGTCGAGGCCACCCGCGCCGACGACGGCTCCTGGTCCGTCTCGGGCGACCGCACCTGGGAGGACGCCCAGTACCTGTGGGCGATCGACGTCTACGTGCCCAGCCTCGACGAGGTTGTCACCAACGAGGTGACCGACCCCTACTCGCTGGCGCTGACGCTGAACTCCACGCGGTCCGTCGTCGTCGACCTCGACAACCCCGAGCTCGCCCCCGAGCAGTGGGCCAGCACCGAGTCGCCGACCGTCCTCAACGACGCCTCGCGCGCGATCTGGGAGGTTCACGTCCGTGACTTCTCGATCCGCGACGAGACCGTCCCGGCCGAAGACCGCGGCACCTACAAGGCGTTCACCCACGCCGAGTCCGACGGCATGACCCACCTAGCCGAGCTGGCCGACGCCGGCATCGACACGGTGCACCTGCTGCCGACCTTCGACATCGCCACGATCGAGGAGGACCGGAGCAAGCAGCTGACCCCGGACATCCCGTCCGACGCCGGACCGGCTTCCGAGGAGCAGCAGGCGGCCGTGGCCGCGGTGGCCGATCAGGACGCGTTCAACTGGGGCTACGACCCGTTCCACTACACGACGCCGGAGGGCTCCTACGCCACCGACGCCAACCAGGTGGGCGGCGACCGGACCTACGAGTTCCGCCAGATGGTCGGGGCGCTCCACGCGACCGGCCTGCAGGTGGTGCTCGACAAGGTGTACAACCACACCGCGCAGAGCGGCCAGTCCGAGAAGTCGGTGCTGGACAAGGTTGTGCCGGGCTACTACCACCGCCTCAGCCTGAGCGGCACCGTCGAGACCTCGACCTGCTGCCAGAACATCGCGACCGAGCATGCTGCGGCCGAGAAGCTGATGGTCGACTCCGTGGTGACGTGGGCGAAGGACTACAAGGTCGACGGGTTCCGCTTCGACCTCATGGGTCACCACTCCCGCGCCAACATGGAGGCCGTGCGCGCCGCGCTGGACGAGCTGACGCTCGCCGAGGACGGCGTCGACGGGTCGTCGATCTACATCTACGGCGAAGGCTGGAACTTCGGCGAGGTGGCCGACAACGCCAGGTTCTACCAGGCGACGCAGGGCCAGCTCGACGGCACCGGCATCGGCGCGTTCAACGACCGGCTGCGTGACGCCGTCCACGGCGGCGGCCCGTTCGACGAGGATCACCGTGTCCTGCAGGGCTTCGGCACCGGGCTGTACACCGATCCGAACGGGCTCAACCCCGCGACGTCGGACGAGCAGCGCGCCTCGCTCATGCACGCGGCGGACCTCATCCGCATCGGCATGGCCGGCAACCTCGAGGACTACACCTTCGAGGCTGCCGACGGCACCGTCAAGCGCGGCGATCAGCTCGACTACAACGGCTCGCCCGCCGCCTACGCGACGATGCCGCAGGAGTCGGTCAACTACGTCGACGCGCATGACAACGAGACGCTGTACGACCTCGGCATCATGAAGCTGCCGGTCGACACGTCGATGGCTGACCGCGTGCGCATGAACACGGTCTCGCTCGCCACAGTGACGCTCGGACAGTCTCCGTCGTTCTGGCACGCGGGCACCGAGATCCTGCGCTCGAAGTCGCTCGATCGCGACTCCTACAACTCCGGCGACCACTTCAACGAGGTGGACTGGAGCCTGGCGGAGAACACCTTCGGCTCGGGCCTGCCGAGCGCGGAGAAGAACAGCGACAAGTGGCCGATCATGAAGCCGCTGCTCGAGAACCCCGACCTCAAGCCCGACACCGAGGCGATGACGGAAGCCAAGGCCCAGGCCCTGGACCTCCTGCGGCTGCGGAAGTCGACCCCGCTGCTCACCCTCGGCTCCGCCGATCTGGTGCACGAGCGGGTGACCTTCCCCAACGCCGGCGACGAGGCCATTCCCGGCCTCATCCTGATGGCGGTGGCCGACCACGGCTTCGAAACCGACGTCGACCCGGCCCTCGACGGGGTGCTGGTGGCCATCAACGGCACGCCGGACGCCATCGACGTGGCAGTGCCCGACCTGGCCGACTGGGATCTCGTCCTGAGCGACATCCAGGCGGACGGCTCGGACGAGGTGGTCAAGGCCACCGCGTTCGCCGACGGCACCCTGAGCATCCCCGCCCGCACGGCGGCGCTGCTCGTCGCGAAGTCGGCCGACGTCCCCGTCGACGACACGACCGGCCCGGTGATCACCCCGATCGCCCCGGTCCACGCGACGCAGGGCAAGAGCGTCACCGTCGAGGTCAAGGCCACCGACGACTCGCTCCCGCTGGTCTACTCGGCCACCGGCCTCCCCGCGGGGCTGGCGATCGATTCGGCCACCGGCGTCATCTCCGGCATCCCGACCGGGTACGGCACATTCCACGCGACGGTCACCGTGACGGATCAGGCGGGCAACGCCTCGTCCACGACGGTCCGCTTCAACGTGGCCCGGGCGCCGTACGTGTTCGTCCCGTCCGCGCCCTACACGAAGCCGGGAACGCACTTCGTGAACGGTCGCCAGTGGATGACCACCTGTGAGCCGTACTCGCAGACCGTCCGCTGCCGCACCCTCATCTGGGCGTCGGTGGTGAACCGGACCGGCAACACGTTCACGATCGAGCGGGGTTGGGCCTTCAACAACCTGACCTACCTGCCGTTCATGACCCGTCAGCAGTGGGCCAACAACCCGCTGGGACACACGGGGGAGTGGACTGCGGATGACGGCTCGAAGTGGCGCACTGAGTGTGACACTGCGCTGACCGGGGCCAACGGGTGCCGCACGTTCCGCTGGACCACTGTGTACAACGCGGTCAGGTCCGAGAAGAGTGGAGATTACGACTTCACTCAGGAGAACAAGTGGGTGTTCAACAACATGGTCATGTTCCGGCCGTGGTGA
- a CDS encoding penicillin-binding transpeptidase domain-containing protein has product MLQTMMKATVDSGTDKSLKGVMTGAKTGTAQWGKAGALQTHAWMIAYNDKYAVASFVEVGDSGGSTAAPLILQLFR; this is encoded by the coding sequence ATGCTGCAGACGATGATGAAGGCCACGGTCGACTCCGGCACCGACAAGTCACTCAAGGGCGTGATGACCGGGGCCAAGACGGGCACCGCGCAGTGGGGCAAGGCGGGCGCCCTGCAGACCCACGCCTGGATGATCGCCTACAACGACAAGTACGCCGTGGCGTCGTTCGTCGAGGTGGGCGACAGCGGCGGGTCGACGGCGGCCCCGCTGATCCTCCAGCTGTTCCGGTAG
- a CDS encoding ABC transporter substrate-binding protein, giving the protein MNLNRRTLLLAGGGLSAAAVLAACGNNNPLSSESPTGTAPSGSPSGSAPASDVTLTQWYHEYGEAGVKEAVERYAAEYTGAKVEVKWTPGEYAKILAAQLLTDDVPDVFEVEQGGSLDMIRSGQLEPLNDIIDPVKDQFNPAVIKRFTFEDKIYGVPQTIDMQLLYYRPSLLEAKNIAVPTTFEELVAAANAVKTSDIGGFFAGNDGGVGVLGTILLWASGHEQLNEERTEAAFLTDDFYNALVAYRDFSKSGGVLQAASAEWYDPGAFVNGEAAFQWGGLWSLPAIKEAHGDDVGVIAFPAIGAKGRPVVPFGAFGACVAAKGKNVQAAKDFVKWLWIDQEDKQVDFSNAYGTHVPAKVALVPKADKLADGAGADAAKYVAENGFTNDIMWSGALGDAFNAAVSNVIKNDADPEAEFAGFAEKAKTELAKLKG; this is encoded by the coding sequence ATGAACCTGAATCGTCGCACCCTCCTGCTCGCCGGTGGCGGTCTCTCGGCAGCCGCCGTCCTCGCCGCCTGTGGCAACAACAACCCGCTTTCGTCCGAATCGCCCACCGGCACCGCCCCCTCGGGTAGCCCGTCAGGTTCGGCCCCCGCCTCCGACGTCACGCTGACGCAGTGGTACCACGAGTACGGCGAGGCCGGCGTGAAGGAGGCCGTCGAGAGGTACGCGGCCGAGTACACCGGCGCCAAGGTCGAGGTGAAGTGGACCCCCGGCGAGTACGCCAAGATCCTCGCGGCCCAGCTGCTCACCGACGACGTCCCCGACGTCTTCGAGGTGGAGCAGGGCGGCAGCCTCGACATGATCCGTTCGGGTCAGCTTGAGCCCCTCAACGACATCATCGATCCGGTCAAGGACCAGTTCAACCCCGCCGTCATCAAGCGCTTCACGTTCGAGGACAAGATCTACGGCGTCCCGCAGACCATCGACATGCAGCTGCTGTACTACCGGCCCTCGCTGCTCGAGGCGAAGAACATCGCCGTGCCCACCACCTTCGAGGAGCTCGTCGCGGCCGCCAACGCCGTCAAGACCTCCGACATCGGCGGCTTCTTCGCCGGCAACGACGGCGGCGTCGGCGTGCTCGGCACCATCCTGCTGTGGGCCTCGGGCCACGAGCAGCTCAACGAGGAGCGCACCGAGGCCGCGTTCCTCACCGACGACTTCTACAACGCGCTGGTGGCCTACCGCGACTTCTCGAAGTCTGGCGGAGTCCTCCAGGCCGCGTCGGCCGAATGGTACGACCCGGGCGCCTTCGTCAACGGCGAGGCCGCGTTCCAGTGGGGCGGCCTGTGGTCGCTGCCCGCGATCAAGGAGGCCCACGGCGACGACGTCGGCGTCATCGCGTTCCCCGCGATCGGTGCCAAGGGACGCCCGGTGGTGCCGTTCGGCGCGTTCGGCGCCTGCGTCGCGGCGAAGGGCAAGAACGTCCAGGCCGCCAAGGACTTCGTCAAGTGGCTGTGGATCGACCAGGAGGACAAGCAGGTCGACTTCTCCAACGCCTACGGCACCCACGTGCCCGCCAAGGTCGCGCTGGTGCCCAAGGCCGACAAGCTCGCCGACGGCGCCGGTGCGGACGCCGCGAAGTACGTCGCCGAGAACGGCTTCACCAACGACATCATGTGGTCGGGTGCGCTGGGCGACGCGTTCAACGCCGCCGTCAGCAACGTCATCAAGAACGACGCCGACCCGGAGGCCGAGTTCGCCGGCTTCGCCGAGAAGGCCAAGACCGAGTTGGCCAAGCTGAAGGGCTAA
- a CDS encoding carbohydrate ABC transporter permease, whose translation MLKRLRGRQGRNLWFLAFVAPFFLGLAAFVYVPIAWSAYLSFFDARNTVTPTKFVGLGNYAYLLQDKLFLNSLLVFAIFAIFIVPLTYVCSLGLALLLNNLKYGQAFFRSVFFIPTAVSYVIAAIIWRFVFFNGARFGMINSFIRSAGGDPVNWLGGGNNLYWVALVSVRLWLQVGFYMILFIAGLNQIPRETYEAAALDGASGWRLLRWITLPQLRAASVAVLMLLFINAFQAFDEFFNMLSSIGQYPPYGRPPLVHLYLIAFGGGQQDLGVGGAGTIILTAIIVVFGLGQNWVLGRNERRGAR comes from the coding sequence ATGTTGAAGCGGCTGCGCGGACGCCAGGGACGCAACCTGTGGTTCCTGGCCTTCGTCGCGCCGTTCTTCCTGGGGCTCGCGGCGTTCGTGTACGTGCCCATCGCGTGGAGCGCGTACCTGTCGTTCTTCGACGCGCGCAACACCGTCACCCCCACCAAGTTCGTGGGGCTGGGCAACTACGCCTACCTGCTGCAGGACAAGCTGTTCCTCAACTCGCTGCTGGTGTTCGCGATCTTCGCGATCTTCATCGTGCCGCTCACCTACGTGTGCTCGCTGGGCCTCGCCCTGCTGCTGAACAACCTCAAGTACGGTCAGGCGTTCTTCCGGTCGGTGTTCTTCATCCCGACGGCGGTCAGCTACGTCATCGCCGCCATCATCTGGCGCTTCGTGTTCTTCAACGGTGCCCGCTTCGGCATGATCAACTCGTTCATCCGCAGCGCCGGCGGCGACCCGGTGAACTGGCTCGGCGGTGGGAACAACCTCTACTGGGTCGCGCTGGTGAGCGTCCGCCTGTGGCTGCAGGTGGGCTTCTACATGATCTTGTTCATCGCCGGCCTCAACCAGATCCCCCGCGAGACGTACGAGGCGGCAGCCCTCGACGGCGCCTCCGGTTGGCGGTTGCTGCGCTGGATCACGCTGCCCCAACTGCGGGCCGCGAGCGTCGCCGTCCTCATGCTGCTGTTCATCAACGCCTTCCAGGCCTTCGACGAGTTCTTCAACATGCTGAGCTCGATCGGCCAGTACCCGCCCTATGGTCGCCCCCCGCTGGTGCATCTGTACCTCATCGCCTTCGGCGGCGGCCAGCAGGATCTCGGCGTCGGCGGCGCGGGCACCATCATCCTCACCGCGATCATCGTGGTGTTCGGCCTCGGCCAGAACTGGGTACTCGGCCGCAACGAGCGGAGGGGCGCGCGATGA
- a CDS encoding carbohydrate ABC transporter permease, giving the protein MKGNRVLTSVRYGVLVALALLFLLPFYVIVRNAFSTQGNITAPRWNWLPDQFNLTNLDSLLANDSIGIGRAMLNSGIMAVLQTGGTVVVSVMAGYALARYTHRLAKFLLGLTLFTLMVPATTTFLPMFIMTAQLGWVDTFRGLVIPGMFSAFATYLFRQFFLDFPVELEDAALVDGCNPWTAFWRIVAPNSTGIIAAVSTIILIGSWNAFLWPTLIGRDATRTVQVALSQFMTSQGVRYPELFMGSLVAILPMLAVFLFLQRYLVQGLTTSGIR; this is encoded by the coding sequence ATGAAGGGCAACCGGGTGCTGACGTCGGTGCGCTACGGCGTGCTGGTCGCGCTGGCGCTGCTGTTCCTGCTGCCGTTCTACGTGATCGTCCGCAACGCGTTCTCGACGCAGGGCAACATCACCGCCCCGCGCTGGAACTGGCTGCCCGACCAGTTCAACCTGACCAACCTCGACTCGCTGCTGGCCAACGACTCGATCGGCATCGGCCGGGCCATGCTCAACAGCGGGATCATGGCGGTGCTGCAGACCGGCGGCACCGTCGTCGTGTCCGTCATGGCGGGCTACGCGCTGGCCCGCTACACGCACCGGCTGGCGAAGTTCCTGCTCGGGCTGACGTTGTTCACGCTGATGGTGCCGGCGACGACGACGTTCCTGCCGATGTTCATCATGACGGCGCAGCTGGGCTGGGTCGACACCTTCCGGGGCCTGGTGATCCCGGGCATGTTCTCCGCGTTCGCGACCTACCTGTTCCGGCAGTTCTTCCTGGACTTCCCCGTCGAACTGGAGGACGCGGCGCTCGTCGACGGGTGCAACCCGTGGACGGCGTTCTGGCGGATCGTCGCGCCGAACTCCACCGGCATCATCGCGGCGGTGAGCACGATCATCCTGATCGGGTCATGGAACGCGTTCCTGTGGCCCACGTTGATCGGCCGCGACGCGACCCGCACGGTCCAGGTGGCGTTGAGCCAGTTCATGACCAGCCAGGGGGTGCGCTATCCGGAGCTGTTCATGGGGTCGCTGGTCGCGATCCTGCCGATGCTCGCGGTGTTCCTGTTCCTGCAGCGCTATCTGGTGCAGGGGCTGACGACGTCGGGCATCCGCTGA